Genomic segment of Arachis hypogaea cultivar Tifrunner chromosome 16, arahy.Tifrunner.gnm2.J5K5, whole genome shotgun sequence:
AATTTATAGGCTATCTCTAATTCTTTACACACAGTAAGATCATCACATTATAAAGTGAGAACACCATAACAGTTCAAAGAAGCCTTCTCCCTATACGCAACGCATGGTGCAGCATATTTTAAGCTTGGAGCATGCAATATCATAGTAATGTGCAAAGATATGCACTATGAACCAAAACCCAAAAAAAGGGAATTCTCCTAAACTTACTTGTGTTAACCTTTATCAATTAACTCTTGAGATTCCAACGTGGGAGCATAATTGAGCATATTTACAACATGGGGTGCCATAAATTTACTTAATTTGAATAACACAATTAACAAATTCATAAATTTACAACATGGGGTGGGATAAAGGTACTTAATTTCCCAACCATTCAGTCACAATATTGATAATTCTCCAATCCTGACAAAGCTAAGAGAAGGTTAAAAAAAAGAGGATAGTCATAATTTGATTACCTTGAAAGAAAACAAGTGCTTTCTGGTAGCTGCAAAGGCAAGAGAGGCAGAGGAAGAAGCGATGGGAGAGAGTGAGAGTGAATGAAGTGTGTTTGTAGAGAGGGCTTAATagctataatttaattactaCTAAACAGGAAACGCTTTGTGCTTGGGGCATGTTTTTGCCTTTTAACTATGGAACCCCACTCTTGTTATATTTTGCCTAGTTTAatggaaaaaagagagaaaaatgaagCTTGTTTTCTTGTCCACAACACCCTTTTCACACTTTTCTTTTTTCCTGTACTGTACTACTATATAATagcttgcttttattttttttagtcccCCAGAAGAAGAGTAAGCAGCCGCATGGGAATCTCTATTATATCCAATATGCAAAGTAAAGCTAATAATAGTGGATCAGAAAACACAAGTGGTGCTAGCTACCATTCTAGCCCTCACCACACCTGTCAGCCTTTAAGGACTGTGTTTACCATTATTTGCAAGGGATTGTCTATTTTCTATTCTAACAAATTTTAaacattataaattaaaaaattatttaaaatataaaaaaattaatattttcgaTTAATCTGGAATTTGGAAGCTTAGTTAGAGTTGGTAAATTATAACAAGTAGTACTTACACCAATTGCTCTTGCTTCTTCATTGATATATGAGCCATCTTTTTTTTGTGCACTGTAATCCATAACTCTCCTCTACCAACTCTCCTTCCTTGTTCTTCTGACTGTAACAACAAAGTTTTTGCCATTACCGTATTCCACAAAATCAAGGAAAATTAAGTCACAGAGATAGTCTAATAAGTGAAAAAAAGTAAAGTACCTCTTCTTCCATCCGCCGTGCGAAATTTTTCGAACCACCAGTGTGAGTATATAGTTGTTTTGATCGATTTTGATTGTGTTTTTTCTGCACTTCTCCTATTGGTCCATCAGAGACAAAGGGCAATTAGAAACTGATAGAAACAGACTCAATGCAACATAAATGGTATTGTTGTGTAACAACGATACAGTAGATTACCTTTGTCTCAGCTTCGGCGCGATAGTCAAGGAATAATCTCCAATGCTCTCGATCAATTCCCGGCAGGCGATGCTCAATATTTTGTTCAGTCGTGAATGTTGGCTCATAAAAATGGTCATACAACCTCAGCCTTGTTTCCTTCCAAGACTTCCCcatacttttcaaaatatttttcttgatagtTCCTTCGCTATCTTCATCAAAGTGGAAATTTTGCTACACAGATAATACAAGTTGTCaataattgtaaaaataatcAGATTTAATTCAGAAGGGGATATAAACTTTTACCTTGACACATTCGTTATAAACATTATCTTTAGTGGTAATCTGACGCCAACTTTTCCTACAGATAGGAAATTTTCCATAATCAGATCCCAGCAGACCAAGCACGCCACTCAACAGTCCAGTTTCGTCTCTAATTGCTTGCTTTGCATTGTTGAACCTGAGCATGATCTTCCTACCATTAGTCCGTTCCATAGCCTCCCTCACACTTAGTTTTGCCGGCTTGATTGTGCCGTCAGAATCTATAAGCCAAATATAACATTGCGTTGTGGACAGCATGCGAGAGAATtaatatataacataataatattaaCATAATACCTTATTATACGCCTAGCAAAAGAAGCACGATGGATCAGACCAGCATAAAACATGCATAAATTGGGGTAAAATTGCAACActtgaaacaaatttaaaaaaattgactgacttttaatgtaaaaaaataacaataagtacaaatttgtaatttattttaaatgtcggaggcaaaaataaaataatataataattcagaattttttataatattttgatagGCCACAGAATACATTTTatccaattaaaaaatataaaacaagaaaacaaaaaatactttGCAAACAATGGAGAAGGTCAAATGTCATTGACTGTGTTGCAATGGAAAGCATTTGGGATGAACGAACTAGAGTATAGTGTAAATTAATAACGGGTGGAGCCTAAACCATGTTGatggaagaaaaataattaaatacgaTACCGATGATCTTAACCATCCAAAATTCTGTAGTCTTGCGTCCTCTGCAACTCTGAGCCACAGAAGCATCATGGAGGTCATCAACTTCTTCATCAAGAAGAGGTTCCTTATTTACGTTAGCGTCCAAGTTTAGATGGCCTAGCAGCGAGTTCTGGGCACTACTTGTGCTCACCTGTGGAGCAGGCCGTGGTTCACTTCGCGGGGGACAGAAAGGGCGTGAGGTAGCAGGGACACTATCACCACTGGTCGGGAGAATTTGAGAGCCATCATGGTGGGAGTTCGAAGTCGCAGTCGCTCCCGCTTGAGGTTGCTGAGCTCCTGGTCCcaattttgattttttcgtgaatCGAACTTTTCGAGCCATCTTAAACTCCTGACACCAACAAGCACACAAAAAATTATACGAATAGTCATGGTGCATAGTTGTTTTCTCTGATTCATATTCTCAATCAGCTCATGAGGCATTTCATTCTTGTTTTTTTAATGCATGTTAATTTTAAATCAACATGAAATCAGAAGATTATGAGGTTTTCAATAACAGAGGAAGTTTTAGAAAATTGCTCCTAATACAATGCAGTTTCATTACCTATATCCATGGGTCATCTATGAGAAAATTATATAGCCATGCATGTTGCTAGGTCCAGGTAAAAGCTTCAgtcaaaatatatatacaaaaaataaatgatgGACGAATGCTTACCCGAGAAGAGAAGAGGGGACAACAGCCCTTGGAAAGGCAAGAGCTGCGACAGACGAGAGGAGCGGTAGGTCAGGCCTTCATCAGGAGAGGGCTTCGACGGCTTTAAGGCTATGTGAGACAGGGCTGAAGGTTAGGTTCAATTGGAGTGACGCAAGGGAGGAATAGGATTTGGGCGCCGTTTCTTATTTGATCTCACTTTTTGCGCTGGAAATGTGTTAGTGTGGAAAATTGGTTTCCCACTCttttatactaataataaaaataataataaaaataatcataataataaaactaataggataataataaaaacaacaataattaacaaTGGCATCTCCTTATTAATTCACACCCACACACCGCATCAACTATAAGTATCGGGGAGCGTTAATGTATATGTTAAACATAGGAGTGATAATAAagagattttttatttatgaaccataaattatttatcatatcttttttattgaatttatgATTAACAAAAATTGTGATctctttt
This window contains:
- the LOC112758946 gene encoding uncharacterized protein; its protein translation is MARKVRFTKKSKLGPGAQQPQAGATATSNSHHDGSQILPTSGDSVPATSRPFCPPRSEPRPAPQVSTSSAQNSLLGHLNLDANVNKEPLLDEEVDDLHDASVAQSCRGRKTTEFWMVKIIDSDGTIKPAKLSVREAMERTNGRKIMLRFNNAKQAIRDETGLLSGVLGLLGSDYGKFPICRKSWRQITTKDNVYNECVKQNFHFDEDSEGTIKKNILKSMGKSWKETRLRLYDHFYEPTFTTEQNIEHRLPGIDREHWRLFLDYRAEAETKEKCRKNTIKIDQNNYILTLVVRKISHGGWKKSQKNKEGELVEESYGLQCTKKRWLIYQ